The genomic segment aaacaccctCTTCATGAGACTCCAATTCATGAATGATGCTGCTCCACCCCCCCACTGGTTATATGGCCCTTGTAATCCAGATGGCGGGTGAGCAAGTCAATAATTGCATCAAACACCAGACATCGATCCGGAAAGGATTAAAATTACCCCAGGACGTCAGAGTTAACTCAAAACACAGTAGGCAATTTCAGACAGAACTTTTACAGAGGCAGTCGGAGGaaatcactgacatgttcattaCAGATGGGATAAAATTCCTGGGGTCCTGAGGTAATAATTACCAAACACCTGACCTCCCCTAGAAAGGCTAATGCTGTCTGGAGAGGGCTTCAGGTAAAAATTATTGCGGTTTGAAAATTGGGCCATTGCAGCAACAGAGAATACAGAAAAGCTGTAGagtattgaaaaaaaatacaacaaataattaCAAGAGAACATAAGTCAGAATCATTTTAGGAACACTGTTGTTGAACCTCTCCTTAAGAAACTCTTGAGCCTCGTTCTTcatacaaatacagacacagacagatctATAAATTGCCATTCCTGTCCAAGGTTTTTAGCGGCCAAATCATTAGTTGCATTATGAGCAGTGATGGAGTTTTAATCTGATTTTACGGCTCTTCAGAGCACTGAAACAAACCTTCTCAAGGTGATAAATAACTTGCTTTTAGTGGCTGATGAAGGAAAATCCTGTTTTACTTCTCCTACTTCATACTGCAGCCTTTGAGCCAGTTCATCATTCTCTCCCACTTGAGCATCTCAATCACTGGGTCAGCATCTCTGGTATCACTCTGGACTGGTTTTTCCTCCCATCTGCCTGTTAGAACTTTTTCTGTTGCTACTCGGGAGTCACGGTCATCACTGGCAAGCTACCTGTGGTGTTCCCCTGGGGCCGACTGTGGGTCCAATCCTTTTCTCAACATGCTACCCTTGAGCATTATAATTATCAAACATAATATTATTCTCCATTGTCAGTTTCCAGTGTTTTCCACAACAAATTAGAGCTTCTTTTCTGACTTTTAATCACCTGGAAACACCCGTCTTCCCCAGCACAGTACATCCACATTACAGGGAGTCCAAAATGTTGCAGACAGACTCTTGACAGGAACTAAGAAGAGAGTTTCTCCGTTTTGAGCTTCAGCTAAGTGGCTACCAGTGCAATTTAAGATTGATTTTACAATTTTATTGATCACCTTTGAGGCACATCTTGGACTAGTGCCTCGCTGAGCTTTAACATTTTAAAGCCCAAGTGCAGCCTGTGATCCTCAGGCAGGGCTCTTTTAGTTGTTCTAGTTTAGGTTGAAGACTAAGGCGGATCAATCTTTCTCCATCAGAGCCTCTATAGGCTCTGGAACAACCGGCCCAACAAGATCAGGCTAGCGAACTCTGTGCTCTTTTAAAACTCATTTAAAAAGGCACTTTTTAGGCTTGCTTTTACTTGAACTATGGTCTGTAtttgttctgttgttgttttactTTGGCTGTGCATTTGTCCTTTTGTTTTTAGCCATCATTTGCTGGTATATTAGCTTTGTTAGCATGTAAGTAATATTGGACTGGTAGAATAATCTTGTTCAAAACCCTCCCCATAACCTAATCAGGGTCCATATCCCTACCTCAGCCCACAGTCACcacattatttttattcttttttctctatttgttcagttgctgttttttatttattgctttcatttttaatcatcTCTCGTAATGCACTTCGTAACACCggtttgaaaagtgctctataaataatggttattattactattataaaatgtgtgagtgtgcacattAATTTGTTGAGGAGCGAGTGTGTCACAGCCACAGAGCAAGCCAATGCAATACAATGATATTTGGGGTGTAGTACAGTACCTTGTCCAGCAGGTGTCTCTGTTTTCATGTCTTCCCCATTCTCAAAAGTTAATGCAACCATAATGCTGTCTACAAAGGAGCTGGAAGGGTAACGACGCTCAAAGTTGGGGTTTGGCTGCAACTCTTGATCCTTAGGCGGTTCTGGTTTCTGAAAAGTAAGTAATACATAACcctgcactgaaaacaaatatatattcCCCACAGCCCCACAGTGCATTTATGGCAATGACATTAGTTCAATTTGAATACgcaaagaggattatgggagtaGTGTGAAAGTTTGCAGGTAAAAAGCTTCATAATTGAAGTTAAATTTTCACAAAAATAGATTTAGTTCCTTTAATCAAGTACATACTGCTAATTAAAATAttgacatgatttgtagaaaatctAAATTTTAAGTTTGATACCACACAGGTAGAGGATTGAAGTGTCTCTCCCCTGATGGGTGTGCATGAAATTGTGGTCAAAGCTGGATGAGTTCCATACTGGGTTTTGTTTAGCAGTTTCTGTATGTTACCTTGTCATTGAGAGTTGCATGGAGCTCATTGGTCAGTCCTCGCAGTGTGTGGTGCAGCAAGGCAACATCAGTACCCGCCTGAGCCAGCTTCTCTCCAAGGTCCAGCTGGGCGGCACTGGCTGTGGACCGCGTGGTTTCCAGCTGTTCCTGCAGTGCTTTGTTCTCAagcctgcaaacacacatacacagaataaTTTCTCACTGAAAGCACACTGTTACACACCGATTGTTAGGAAGTTTaatatgatttgatttttttttttttcatgaatttgttgaataaatgtattaaaacacAGAATTTGTAGGCACAATTggaaattgaatgcaatggcttgaaattgaatgtgatcaTTATTGGTGCTAATCTCTCTGTAGGTTTGCTTTTTTGAAAAGCTAAAAGCAAAACTAAGGTCATATTCCACATTCAATTATTGGCACTTAATCATATAATCCAAAACAGCACAAGTTCATTACAAGTTCGAAAAATGGGTGTTGTGCATTGAGGCTTACTGAAGTTGACTGAGGGCTCCTTTTAGGTCCTCACACTGGATGTTCCTCTCCCTGAGCCCCTGCAGGTTGGCCCTGAGTGTACACTCACTTTCAGCCATCTGCTCCCTTGCCAACTCATTCTCCATCTGCAAgaactgacacagacacaccaggAAATTATACcagaaatccaccctaaaagaGAATTCACATGCTATTCCTATGATGACAGTATACATGAACTGCATTAActgagcatgctgtgtgcatgaCCAAGTCTCTCCCAAACGCAGACAAAAGACTAACGTCCTGTTAACAGGTGACACATTGTGAAGCTCTGCTGCTCCACTTGTGTAAACTGAAGACTAGGGATGTTGTGATCTTGATTTTTGGGGCAGATACCAAAAGGCAATTGAGGCAGCAAGGTGGATTCACAAAACTTTTAAACTGTTTGCAACAAGAGTTAGCATCCAACTGTGTGAAGAACGTGGGAACAGGTTGGGGAATTACAATTACATTctgtaatgaaaaaataaatctgcaCTAACTGAAGCTAGGTCTGTAGTTTTTACTGGGCCGTGACCCGAGCTCATCAGTTCAATCAATCTTCTCAGGCTATAGgcaatggatgaatggatgcaTCTGCTCATCCAATGCTTATCTTATTCTTAACACTTAGTTAAACAGTTGCAAATTTGTCCAGAAATATCCCAAGTCCAAAACCCAAAAACCACCCAGAGTgtaagatgcacacacacagggagcgaCTAAGGAGCCTCCTGCAACATGCAAAACCAAACCCGCAGGAGGCCTCTTAGCCACTcccacgcacacatatacacaacacaAGCTAACCTCGTTCATTTCCCGCACACCGCTGAGCTGTGTGCAAAcatcctggagctgctggatCTGCGTGCTCTGTGTATGAGAGAGGGCCTGCAGCTGGCTGAGCTGCTCCTCACTGTGGGCCAGAGCCTGGCtcaactcacacacatgctgctgCGACTGGCCCAGTGACGCCTCCAGCCTGGACATGGACATGGACAACAGCAGATAGCAACAGGAGATAGCAGTTAACTTAGATCCAATGTTTCctgtagaatttttttttgtagatgtggggggtgggagagggTTCGTTCCTTGGCCCTTTCCATGTGCTGCAGTTTAACAATTGCTCTTACTTGGATGTTTAGTTCATCATATCAATTGTGCTGCATTTGCTATTGTAGATTTTCTTAGAAGCAAGCTCACCTTTGTTATACATCTTATTTGTTTtgccatttttcattattattgagtTTCCTTTACATTTACTTCACTGCGGCAGCCCTGCACAGCTGTGGGATCCAGCTCAATGAGCGTAGAGGAAACAGTGATCACTTCACTACTAGTACTAACCAAACAAATAAGGTATATAACCATGGAAATATACTGTGGCCACAGAAATAGATAATTTTGTTAAACGGTTCTGGCTAGGAACTTATTTATAAAATTAGTGTAGAGTTAAGTGGTAGGGATGTAACAAAAGTTTGGCAAAGTTTATGACAATATTTTGCACTACAAAAAATTTGTCAATTTGTGGTCTTAAATATTATTTGAACTGgtattaaaaaggtcttaaaaagttttCAATTTAACTTACAGAAACCTGTAGTCACCCTGTTTACGGgttgcacttttattttgttttccctcagaaataaacagatttTTTCAGTCATTACTGCCTTCATTTCGATTTTGCTCAAAATATTGTGACAATTTCAAACTGTGAACTCAGTATCGTGTATCAAACTGAAACGTTTTCTGAATGTATCGTTACTATTAAGTAGGATAAATCACCATCATCACTTACTCGTCTGCCCTGTCACTGGCTTGCTGGACGTCTTTCCACGACTGCTGCAACCTAAAACATTAATATATTATACTTTtagtattatactattatacAATTATTTACTAGAATGCTGTATTTCAGTAtatgagtgtttttttgtttgtttcttcaaGCTTTCTCTTGGTACAAATAGATAATAGatttaataatataaataataatataataattataatataataatagaaAACTTGTGGTGATCATACTTGGTCGCCTTGGCACCGAGGGCCTGCTCCAGGAAGGTGTAGGAGGCCAGCGTGGAGGAAACTGTGGCAGACAGCTCCGTCACCTTCCTCTCCAGCTGAGCccgctcttcctctccctcactcagcTTCTGACGCAGCACACCCATCTCTGAAGTAGAGTACAGTCAAAAGACAGAAAAGTTTGCTATTATATAGGTTAATACAAGAACAATTTGACAGTGTACACAACAGtcaatgaaaatgaattggCAGAGTGAAATTAATAGCTAAAGCAAGTAGAgcatgtttatttctgttttaccTGAAGTCATGATGGTCACCTGTAGATTCAAGTCACCAATCTGTTCTCCGGCATCTTGGAGACTCAAATTAGCTTGGTTCAACTCGTCTTGGATCTGTTGTGTACAAGTTTAATAATAATCATCTTCATCATGTCAAACCAAGGCTTTTCATTCTTACAAgtcacataaataaaagaaggtGCAGGGCAGTAAGTATCCCAAATGATCGAGGACtaacctgctctctctcctctacagcTTGGTTCTTTGCAGAGATATGTtggtccctctctctcagagcAGCAGCCGCCTTCTCATTCAGCTTCAAAAGCATGGGAGCAGTCTTCTGGAGAAGACACCAGACTGTCTGGAGCTGTGAACAAATGACCATGCAACAGGCTGAGCATCACTTCATTTAAAACAAAGTTGTAATTGCTGTCGCCATACCTCCACGACATAAGGGGTGTAAATATATGACACTACTATGTCATATGATATGATTCAATATTGAGCAATTGTCACAGTATCAAGGATGAAGATGcaatttaaacaaaatgttCTATGACAAAACATTGTAGTACTTGAACATATCAGATTATGGTCATTACTGATATAAATCTTTCAACTCCATACTGCAGATTGTGGATTTTTTGATATCACAATACTATGTGAAGATACTGTTAGATGCCTCCAGCAATTACTTGAATCTCTtttataaaaaaggaaaaatagcaaattgACTATACCTCTTCTGCCAAACTGGCTTGATCACTCGTGGTTTTGGTCAAAAGATCAGAAGCTGAGTTGAGCGATTCCACGTAGGCCTTGTTTAATGCAACCTgcaatagaaaaaaatgaaatcagacTCATTAAGATGGAGGTTATGCTGACAAGGACTAcaatgctgtttgtgtgtgtgtgtgcgtgtgtgtgttcactgtacCTGTTCTGGGTAGGTCTTGGTTAGGGCAGCCATGAGTTCTTGGTGAGACCCCACACTCTCCTCCAGCCCTGAGATTTGCACGGCACAGTGCGTCTTCAGCTGCTCAATCACACTGAAGGCCTGGAAACAGACAATCAGACACATACTTTAGACCCACACTAATGTTCCTAGAATGAAGACTAGTATGTTTTCTCTTCATTGATTCAGTGTGTATCTTATCTTTCCCTCAGAAAGCACAAAGAAGTATAGGCCCGGTATTTAGAAATAGCTCCTTTATCATAACAAAATATCCAACAAAGAATCGTTTTAGTGTTGcaacctgcagcagaaccaTTGGGACAACGATGGGAATAGACAtggaaacaaaaccaaaaaccacCTCCAACTACCAAGGCCACAAACAATTACAGATGAAACACTGTGCTTACTGCCTCCTTGGCTGTGAAGGCCTCTTGCATTTGTTGCCTCATGTCCTCTCTGTGCTGAAGAGTGTCTTTGACCTTTTGCATCATCCTAGTTTGCATCTCCTTTGACTTCTCATACAGGGACTTCATGTGACCATACTAAACAGCAAAGGCGGAAAGCACATGGTCAACTCATTTATAGCACGTAAACATGCACAATAGCTGCAGTATACACAAGTaacaacacatacacagttgCCTAATGGCTAATTAGACAAATAGGAAAAGCATGCTGTAGATGTCATGACACATGGGTAAGATGGGTTTACCTGTGTAACAAGGCTCTGGTGGTCCTCTTTGACAATGTCTCCTATCTGCTTCATGTTACAGAGAGCTGCATCCATGTCACAACTCAAAGCAGTCTGTTgggacaaatacacacaatgcCACAACTGCCTCAATAcaatttccttttttaaaattaCAATGATTTAAATCATTAAACACAATAATGtaaaacaatttacaattaaatacatttctggtcCTTAAGAAAGTGACACACCAGAGGGTTCTATTTATGAAGTTTAAACTTTGTCACATGGATTACATTATCGTTCACTGTGTCTCACCGTGGTGTTCCTTGTGTCTTGCATACATTGGATGAAGTTCTGTAGAGAACTTTCATCTATCTCCAACTCACGAATCCTGCCCAAAGCTGTCATATATAGGTCTCGGTATGTTGTGGTCTATTgagaaaaaacaagatttaGTCCCTTAAATCAAATATTACGACTTCTGTGAGGAATCAATTCAAAGACGACACTAAACTGTAAAACTGGGGGCATGAGAGTGAAAGAATTCCATTTACAAAAAGTAATACCAACTCAAACTCAACTCTCACATCAACATTGGCATTGATAAACCACCGATGTTGTCGAAATGTCCCCTCACCTGATTAAGTTCGGTGTGGTCTGTCTGCACTAGCTTGTCCCTGAGGTCTGAGGGTGCAGGACCCACAGCAGGACATCCAAGCACCCTGGCTGCAGCCAGCTGCTGCACCAGGGCCTCCACCATGATCATGCTGGACCTCAGCCTCTGCTCCAGCTCTTGTCTGGGGAGACACTCCAGGCTGCCTGGGGGTACGCTGAGACCACATCAACagaaggcaagagagagaggcagggaaagaaATCAGAGAAAGCAATCTCACACATGTATTCAATCACAAATTATCACTGGCAATATATACATTTGacttagggctgcaactaacgattattttcattgtcgattaatctgtcgattattttctcgattaatcgattagttgtttggtctataaaatgtcagaaaatggtgaaaaatgtcgatcagtgtttcccaaagcccaagatgacatcctcaaatgtcttgtgttgtccacaacccaaagatattcagtttactgtcatacaggagtaaagaaaccagaagatattcacatttaagaagctggaatcagagaattttgacttatttttcttaaaaaaatgactcaaaccgattaatcgattatcaaaatagttggcgattaatttaatagttgacaactaatcgattaatcgattaatcgttgcagctctaatttGACTAAATAGCAAATTCAGGGCTAACACTCACTTCCATAGGAGAGGGTCGGTAACAGTGCAGGTGTCAACCACAGAGaactccctcttcctctcaaaCTGGCCGGATGTATTTAAGCTGTGGTCTACCAGCTTCACAGGAGAGGTGCCCACACAGACACTGTGGGATTTTGCAGGAGTAGTCCCCACTGATCTGACCGGGCAGGCAGCAGGAGGTGGGGCGGGAGCAGAGATGGCAGCAGTGCCCATCCTCCCTGATGCCAAGATGAGGAATTCTGCCATCTgccggagctgctgctgcaggggaCCATCAGGAATCAAGGGGATATCCAAAACTGCCTTCTCCGCTTCAGACAGAGGCACTGCACAGGGCTTCACACCCATATCCTCAACTGTCTCTGTGACTGGGACTGGCTGAGGTTTATAACAGTATCTAGTACCTAGTGTTGTAGAGTTGAACAGCGGACGAGGAATGGGGCTGTCCAAGGGCCCTGTCCACATCCCAGGGGGGTCTGGGTTAACCGGGGCCACCAAGCTCTTTTCACCGTCCAGAGCAAAATCTTCAGCCAAAAAGTGGTCCAAAGCAGAATCCATGAGAGCCTGTACTCTGGCTAGAGAGGCCCCCCTAACAACTGGACTGAGCATTTCAAACTGCAAAGCCGTTGCTACTGAGGGAAATTCTGGCAGCTCTTTCAGAACATCTGAGAAGTTCTCTGCGTGCAGCTTTTCTTCAGAGTTAGAAAGAACGGGCCCATTTCCAGATAAGCCTAGGGCACTGTCTTTTGCCCCGCTGGACTCCATGGCTCCACTTCTGGAAGGCACATTAGAGTCACATTCTGGATGTTCCTGCACTTCTACAGGTGTGGCAGTCTTTGCTAGAGCTTTGAGCTGGCTGCAGTCAGAAAACTCAGTTCCCTGGAGCATGGAAGGCAATGCATTATCTTCAGCATGTAACGAATCCTTTTTTGAGGTTTCTTGGACTGGACAGTTTACATCTACATCATTCACTGCCTTTATAGCTGTATTGGGCAGTGTAGGTGCACTGATACCTGCTGGGTCCATGTCTAACACAGCTTCTTCACTTTCCACATTGCAGTTGGGCTGTTCACAATGATCTTGGATGTGGCTCTGTATGATGCCAGTGGGTACACTGTTGTTGCACAGGAGTTGGAATGCAGCCTGGTCCTTAGGCAGAGGGAAAGGCTCCTCTGACAGTTTGGTGCCATTTGAATGCTCAACCTCACCTCCTGCACAGGTGGTGAAAGGAGGGAACGAGACATCTCCCTGTCTGCCACTCTGGCCACCAGCTACCACCAGACTAGTTTGTTCTACCTCACTTAGAGCATCAAGGCTGCAAGGTAATGGTTCCTGGACATGGGGGAGGTTGCCACTTGGAGATGAtaaattgttttcattattaCAGTATGGGTGATCTAAATGGTCATTACTGTGTTGCAGGTTATAGTCAACAGCTGAAATGCTTGGGTTAATGCTGTCATTGTGTGACACACTGCTGTTCGCAAGTTGGCCGGTCGGGAGAGGAATAGTCTCATCTGCAGGTTTAGTGCCATCTGAAACTTCAGTCTCTCCCCCAGTGCAGATAAATGATTTGAATGTTATGTCACTCAGTCCATCAGCAGGTTTTTCAACACCATTTGGAGTCTCAGAGAAAGTGTTGACATGGGCGATAGAAGGAGCCAGACCATTTTCACTGCTACAGTAGGGATGATCTGCATGTTCCGCTTGACACTGTTGGCCACAGGCATCAGAGAAAATACTTGAATTTACACTGTTGCATTGTAAGGTTTCCCCAAGCTGAGCCTTAGGCAGAGGAATAGTCGCATCTGGTAGTCTGGTGATATCTGAAACTTCCACCTCACCTCCATCACAGATAAAGGATTTAAAAGTGACATCTTTCTCTCCACAGGACCTTTGCATGGCATGTGAATCATCTAAGTTCCCAGAGGCCGGTCTCATGTTTGAACTTTCACTGAGACATGCTGTATCGATGTTAACTGAAGAAGCATCTCCTTCAGGATTATAATAGGGATGTTCTCTGTGGTCACTGCATGACTGGAATATCATGTTGTCAGAGATGATTGTATCTTCTGTTTCACCGGTGTTCTTCGTAGCCTGATCCTTAGGCAAAACAATACTACCTTCTGACAACAACGAAGGCCCTGAAATCTCAATCTCACCACCAGCGCAGATGAAGGATTTAAATGTTACATCTCCAAGTCCACAAGCTGTCTCAGTAGTAGTCGTATCAATGGTGGGAACTTTCTCAGTAAAGTTTGGAGAATTGGCATCCATCACTTTGGCTGATGGAGTAGAGTGAGAGTGTTGGTCTGGGTCCCAGAGAGGAACATCTCTCTGTTGATTAGAATGAGTGGAGGGTTAGAAAGAGTATTCAAAGAGACATAGACAACAACTGAGAGGCAAAGTTTTTCCAGTCACAAGTCTAAACTTACCTTTGTCAGTTTCACACCATCAGCATTGGGCAGCGATCTTGATTTGAGCCTGGAGGATGGAGTTGAGAGATGCAGGATTTCATTCTGCAGACTTCTCAAGGGGGTGCGCTCTCCACTTCTGGTGGAAGGCTAATAAGAACAAAAGATGAACAAAGTATTATTAGTTTGCTCAGTTGTAATTTAACTGTGTATCGTGTGCAAGATAGAAAGGAATAGTCTTACCAAGCCTTCCCCATTTGAACTCGACTTCCTTGAGGACATTACTCTTGGCTGCTAGGCAGACTAGCTCTACAactgaaaagacagacaaaaaaaagttactTTTGCGTGGTCAAAACCACATTTCGGTCCAAGTAACCTTGGTTCCCTTATAACTGAATAACTGATGGTGGTGACTGAAACTAACGTTAAGCCATACGTTATCAAACAAaataacgttaacgttaactaAGAAGCTATTAACATGATTCTTTTTAGTACTGGCAGCTGGCTAAAGTAACATTATTA from the Centroberyx gerrardi isolate f3 chromosome 3, fCenGer3.hap1.cur.20231027, whole genome shotgun sequence genome contains:
- the spag5 gene encoding sperm-associated antigen 5; this translates as MSSRKSSSNGEGLPSTRSGERTPLRSLQNEILHLSTPSSRLKSRSLPNADGVKLTKRDVPLWDPDQHSHSTPSAKVMDANSPNFTEKVPTIDTTTTETACGLGDVTFKSFICAGGEIEISGPSLLSEGSIVLPKDQATKNTGETEDTIISDNMIFQSCSDHREHPYYNPEGDASSVNIDTACLSESSNMRPASGNLDDSHAMQRSCGEKDVTFKSFICDGGEVEVSDITRLPDATIPLPKAQLGETLQCNSVNSSIFSDACGQQCQAEHADHPYCSSENGLAPSIAHVNTFSETPNGVEKPADGLSDITFKSFICTGGETEVSDGTKPADETIPLPTGQLANSSVSHNDSINPSISAVDYNLQHSNDHLDHPYCNNENNLSSPSGNLPHVQEPLPCSLDALSEVEQTSLVVAGGQSGRQGDVSFPPFTTCAGGEVEHSNGTKLSEEPFPLPKDQAAFQLLCNNSVPTGIIQSHIQDHCEQPNCNVESEEAVLDMDPAGISAPTLPNTAIKAVNDVDVNCPVQETSKKDSLHAEDNALPSMLQGTEFSDCSQLKALAKTATPVEVQEHPECDSNVPSRSGAMESSGAKDSALGLSGNGPVLSNSEEKLHAENFSDVLKELPEFPSVATALQFEMLSPVVRGASLARVQALMDSALDHFLAEDFALDGEKSLVAPVNPDPPGMWTGPLDSPIPRPLFNSTTLGTRYCYKPQPVPVTETVEDMGVKPCAVPLSEAEKAVLDIPLIPDGPLQQQLRQMAEFLILASGRMGTAAISAPAPPPAACPVRSVGTTPAKSHSVCVGTSPVKLVDHSLNTSGQFERKREFSVVDTCTVTDPLLWNVPPGSLECLPRQELEQRLRSSMIMVEALVQQLAAARVLGCPAVGPAPSDLRDKLVQTDHTELNQTTTYRDLYMTALGRIRELEIDESSLQNFIQCMQDTRNTTTALSCDMDAALCNMKQIGDIVKEDHQSLVTQYGHMKSLYEKSKEMQTRMMQKVKDTLQHREDMRQQMQEAFTAKEAAFSVIEQLKTHCAVQISGLEESVGSHQELMAALTKTYPEQVALNKAYVESLNSASDLLTKTTSDQASLAEELQTVWCLLQKTAPMLLKLNEKAAAALRERDQHISAKNQAVEEREQIQDELNQANLSLQDAGEQIGDLNLQVTIMTSEMGVLRQKLSEGEEERAQLERKVTELSATVSSTLASYTFLEQALGAKATKLQQSWKDVQQASDRADELEASLGQSQQHVCELSQALAHSEEQLSQLQALSHTQSTQIQQLQDVCTQLSGVREMNEFLQMENELAREQMAESECTLRANLQGLRERNIQCEDLKGALSQLQLENKALQEQLETTRSTASAAQLDLGEKLAQAGTDVALLHHTLRGLTNELHATLNDKKPEPPKDQELQPNPNFERRYPSSSFVDSIMVALTFENGEDMKTETPAGQVSSDVPEPQCEALFSGTSAFTRIAAVTPKKNLSEAEFEREQEQSNVAELLADLGNTVSELVSTLKLVKQHKDAQLEELHNTISDLQGELQAAASRHKAEVWELKDQVSSLNSQVEKGNLALQQKAQDEKTVTKLFAEINEAQELLNKLKTDNNDLRKDVAELRRTLQQSQVECQVLREELRKAGSQSANPAHFVDEKIRLLKEVERLKGSLQGMEQAKAKLLERAKRHQMIHQVNQQKMESELRVLDNMIERVRKTLLSMPEVVKNCEQLKQLVEYIG